From Anopheles funestus chromosome 3RL, idAnoFuneDA-416_04, whole genome shotgun sequence, a single genomic window includes:
- the LOC125770335 gene encoding probable E3 ubiquitin-protein ligase HERC4 isoform X4, producing MDLAAFKPKVDPNDTLGERHGREIEDDFGGKGIAVVVPDRSATEEGPPQQTMVGGATVYLTETFYISSKKNTVFEVRLTDKGLCLKKQSNGSTKEQTIPLKDIIGCRCLRSKRRSRGSSSCTCASISSSHQLKVVEENSDEQDETDVSAYLYIYAYILKRNRRGGFRERTTITLRFRSFDRYEDNNREAQKWRASIKHLVAGEPVQKFTYQPRDTRKMLIILNPKSGSGKAREMFQQRVAPVFAEAEIPYDLHITKKSNWAREFVRLRDVYLWRGIVLVGGDGIFFEVLNGLFEREDWQTAIDELPMGIIPCGSGNGLAKTVSFLYEEPFDTKPVLASALMVVKGKHSMLDVVRVETRSNIMFSFLSVGWGLISDIDIESERLRAIGGQRFTVWSVHRLISLRTYQGKVYYLPALVSQTNGVGDGNLTHPNGGGIGTLKHSVSYNTTLNCRDCRGLMGQDGGCGGTVGSCDACDTNFSDVLSLETGTNLDSFRPRIDSWYSATSRKSTYFSTVDSVYESDKASNDDPTQNGGPNGGGVMYGPPSRLPALTASLPDTWQTIAGEFVMVHAAYQSHLSTECYFAPQSRLNDGIIWLLIIRAGVSRSQLLSFLLGLSSGTHLPMQPNEHIQMVPVSAFRIEPAGTNGHMTVDGEKVECGPIQGEIFPSLAKHTNMAVYCWGNTAHGELGLGGIEEEQVIVPRKMEWSHAEDVAQAACGTTHTLFLTKEGKMYACGNNDHGQLGHDTDTLPNKRPRMSRFKLLTSLENYIITHVSCGIAHSLALTNWGQLFSWGSNAVGQLGHDTENGRQPIPRMIKAIGAKHVVQIASGQYHCLALTNNGELYAWGSNSYGQLGIGTTNEKLAIPTLVQSLAGVPIAFIACGGNHSFAVSKSGAIFGWGKNTFGQLGLNDLNSRCYPTQLRTLRSLGVRYISCGDDFSVFLTNEGGVFTCGAGTFGQLGHGSCSNEILPRKVFELMGSKITQIACGRRHTLAFVPSRGKIYGFGLSGVGQLGTGILGNFNTPQIVRGPWFKTDFEPSGCDETQITVSRIFSGGDQCFVSVLGNEDSADFRVYDNSTQILSLSPEMGKELAKIEPDQTIELDLMSSVETIFKSLACMNGSLLLPNDEHFCCTSKHPGLDMVAAEETFDHIRKIERESIRQLIRDSIESELLGALMPSPADVETLRIYLLLPLYHEFINPKHYQKLHSPFSQSVLKLAKNAYEIVVNWWASQSKEYFECMVENFKSVILYIINFKQPRVVGSTNKQEVRYDPHLAAMLDIIAVLYWINHQKRTEKLPYEQFHINEIDDLVDIRQDYMRWTTDTNGVTFSLCNYPFIFNAAAKMLLLQTDQMLQMYQAMQSAATVNLLSMLCSPMPSAASQYIVLNVTRENIVQDTIRELSHYAASDLKKPIKIKFCGEEAEDAGGVRKEFFMLLLRDILDPKYGMFKSFDDSCAIWFTEDYFDSDDSMFALIGILCGLAIYNFTIIALPFPLALYKKLLGEEVDMKDLKDLAPMVANSMQSILDYDGADLEDVFDLSFTITRDYFGEIQTIPLKQDGENIRLTQSNKQEFVQLYIDYVFNKSVERSFRQFHAGFMRVCGGRVLKLFKAHELMSVVVGNEEYDWLALEENAEYKNGYKCSDQTIRWFWEVFHELPLEEKKKFLLFLTGCDRIPIMGMKAIKIYIQPTPDDKFLPVAHTCFNLLDLPQYQTKEKLKYKLQQAIQQTQGFSLV from the exons ATGGATCTGGCCGCGTTTAAACCGAAGGTAGATCCCAACGATACGTTGGGCGAACGACATGGCCGCGAAATTGAAGATGATTTCGGTGGCAAAGGTATTGCGGTTGTGGTGCCCGATCGTAGTGCCACCGAGGAAGGTCCACCACAGCAGACCATGGTTGGCGGTGCGACCGTCTACCTGACGGAAACGTTCTACATCAGTTCCAAGAAGAACACCGTGTTTGAGGTACGGCTCACAGACAAGGGTCTCTGCCTGAAGAAGCAATCGAACGGTTCGACCAAGGAGCAAACAATCCCGCTAAAGGACATCATCGGCTGTCGGTGTTTGCGCAGCAAAAGAAGATCCCGCGGCAGTTCGTCGTGCACCTGTGCCTCCATCTCGAGCTCCCACCAGCTGAAGGTGGTCGAGGAGAACTCCGACGAGCAGGACGAAACGGACGTTAGCGCTTATCTGTACATCTACGCCTACATCCTGAAGCGTAACCGGCGGGGTGGATTCCGCGAGAGAACCACCATAACGCTGCGCTTTCGTTCCTTCGACCGGTACGAAGATAATAACCGGGAGGCACAAAAGTGGCGTGCCTCCATCAAGCATCTGGTGGCGGGTGAACCGGTGCAGAAGTTCACCTATCAACCGCGGGACACGCGCAAAATGTTGATCATTCTGAATCCCAAGTCGGGTTCGGGAAAGGCGCGCGAAATGTTTCAGCAGCGTGTTGCACCGGTCTTTGCCGAGGCCGAGATCCCGTACGATCTGCACATCACGAAGAAAAGCAATTGGGCGCGTGAATTTGTACGGTTGCGCGATGTGTACCTGTGGCGGGGTATTGTCCTCGTGGGTGGCGATGGTATCTTCTTCGAGGTGTTGAATGGACTGTTCGAGCGGGAAGATTGGCAGACGGCTATTGACGAGCTGCCGATGGGAATCATCCCGTGCGGATCGGGCAATGGACTAGCGAAAACGGTCTCTTTCCTATATGA AGAACCGTTCGACACGAAACCTGTACTGGCGTCAGCTTTAATGGTAGTTAAGGGAAAACATTCCATGTTAGACGTAGTTAGAGTCGAAACACGTTCCAAT ATTATGTTCTCGTTTTTGTCGGTCGGCTGGGGACTCATCTCGGACATTGACATCGAGAGCGAACGGTTGCGTGCGATCGGTGGCCAACGGTTCACCGTGTGGTCCGTCCATCGGTTAATCAGCTTGCGCACCTACCAAGGCAAGGTGTACTATCTTCCGGCTTTAGTTAGTCAAACGAATGGCGTTGGCGATGGGAACCTCACGCACCCGAACGGTGGTGGCATCGGCACACTGAAGCACAGTGTTAGTTACAACACGACACTAAACTGTCGCGACTGCCGGGGACTGATGGGGCAGGACGGTGGTTGTGGTGGTACCGTCGGTAGCTGCGATGCCTGTGATACAAACTTTAGCGATGTGCTGTCGCTGGAAACCGGTACCAATTTGGACTCGTTCCGGCCACGTATCGATAGCTGGTATTCGGCCACCTCGCGCAAAAGCACCTACTTCTCGACGGTGGACAGTGTGTACGAGAGTGATAAAGCTTCCAACGATGATCCTACGCAGAACGGTGGCCctaatggtggtggtgtgatGTACGGACCACCCTCTAGACTTCCCGCACTAACTGCCTCGCTGCCGGACACCTGGCAAACGATTGCTGGCGAATTTGTGATGGTACACGCGGCGTATCAGTCGCACCTCAGCACGGAGTGTTACTTTGCGCCCCAGTCGCGCCTTAACGATGGGATCATATGGTTGCTGATCATCCGGGCGGGCGTTTCACGATCGCAGCTACTGTCGTTCCTGCTCGGGCTAAGCAGCGGTACGCACCTCCCAATGCAGCCGAACGAACACATCCAGATGGTGCCGGTTTCGGCGTTCCGGATCGAACCGGCCGGTACCAACGGTCACATGACGGTCGATGGCGAGAAGGTCGAGTGTGGACCGATTCAAGGTGAAATCTTTCCCAGCCTAGCGAAA CACACCAACATGGCTGTCTATTGCTGGGGAAATACGGCCCACGGTGAGCTCGGTCTCGGTGGGATTGAAGAGGAACAG gtaATAGTTCCACGTAAGATGGAGTGGTCGCATGCGGAAGATGTGGCGCAAGCGGCTTGTGGAACCACTCACACGCTGTTCCTCACGAAAGAGGGCAAAATGTACGCCTGCGGGAACAACGATCACGGTCAGCTTGGCCACGATACAGACACGCTACCAAACAAAAGGCCACGTATGTCCAGATTTA AACTTTTGACATCGCTAGAAAACTACATCATAACGCATGTCAGCTGTGGCATAGCACACTCACTAGCCCTAACAAACTGGGGGCAGCTGTTTAGCTGGGGCTCGAACGCCGTCGGTCAGCTGGGTCACGATACGGAAAATGGGCGCCAGCCGATACCACGCATGATAAAGGCGATCGGTGCAAAACACGTCGTACAGATCGCATCCGGTCAATACCATTGCCTGGCGCTAACAAACAACGGCGAACTGTACGCTTGGGGTTCGAACTCCTACGGGCAGCTTGGCATTGGTACGACAAATGAGAAGCTGGCAATACCAACGCTGGTACAATCGTTGGCCGGTGTACCGATTGCTTTTATCGCCTGTGGTGGAAATCATAGTTTTGCTGTATCCAA ATCTGGTGCAATTTTTGGCTGGGGTAAAAACACTTTCGGCCAGCTCGGACTGAACGATCTTAATTCGCGCTGCTATCCGACACAGTTGCGCACCCTTCGCAGTTTGGGCGTCCGGTACATCAGCTGTGGGGATGATTTTTCCGTCTTTCTCACCAACGAAGGTGGCGTGTTTACGTGTGGTGCCGGTACGTTCGGTCAGCTAGGGCACGGTAGCTGCAGCAACGAGATATTACCACGGAAGGTGTTCGAACTGATGGGAAGCAAAATAACGCAAATTGCATGCGGCCGGCGTCATACGCTAGCGTTTGTGCCTTCTCGTGGGAAGATATACGGGTTCGGACTTAGCGGTGTCGGTCAGCTAGGGACCGGTATACTAGGCAACTTTAACACTCCACAGATTGTTCGTGGACCATGG TTCAAAACAGACTTTGAACCGTCAGGCTGTGATGAAACGCAAATAACTGTGAGTCGCATATTTTCCGGTGGAGATCAGTGCTTTGTTTCGGTGTTAGGAAACGAAGATTCTGCCGATTTCCGTGTCTATGA CAATAGCACGCAGATTCTATCCCTTTCGCCAGAAATGGGAAAGGAATTAGCGAAAATAGAACCAGATCAAACGATCGAGCTCGATCTGATGTCGTCGGTGGAAACGATCTTCAAATCGTTAGCGTGTATGAACGGTTCGCTACTGCTGCCAAACGATGAACATTTCTGCTGCACCTCGAAACACCCGGGCTTGGACATGGTGGCGGCAGAGGAAACGTTCGATCACATACGCAAGATAGAGCGTGAATCAATCCGACAACTGATCCGCGATTCGATCGAATCGGAACTGCTCGGTGCCTTAATGCCTTCGCCGGCCGATGTAGAGACGCTTCGGATTTATCTACTGCTGCCGCTGTACCATGAATTTATTAATCCAAAACACTACCAAAAGCTACACTCGCCGTTCAGCCAATCGGTACTGAAGCTAGCCAAAAATGCGTACGAAATCGTGGTAAACTGGTGGGCCAGCCAATCGAAGGAATATTTCGAATGTATGGTGGAAAACTTTAAGAGCGTCATACTGTACATCATCAACTTTAAGCAGCCGCGTGTGGTAGGTTCAACGAACAAGCAGGAGGTTCGGTACGATCCACATCTTGCCGCGATGCTGGACATCATAGCGGTCCTGTACTGGATCAATCATCAGAAGCGAACGGAGAAGTTACCGTACGAACAGTTCCACATCAACGAGATTGACGATCTGGTCGACATCCGGCAGGATTACATGCGATGGACGACGGATACAAACGGGGTAACGTTTTCGCTCTGTAACTATCCGTTCATTTTCAATGCCGCTGCCAAGATGCTGTTGCTACAGACTGATCAAATGTTGCAAATGTACCAAGCGATGCAGAGTGCGGCGACTGTTAATCTGCTGTCGATGTTGTGTTCCCCAATGCCAAGTGCCGCCTCGCAGTATATAGTGCTGAATGTGACGCGTGAAAACATTGTGCAGGATACGATCCGTGAGCTGTCGCACTATGCGGCGAGCGATCTGAAGAAACCGATCAAGATCAAGTTCTGCGGTGAGGAAGCGGAAGATGCGGGTGGTGTGCGGAAGGAGTTCtttatgttgctgttgcgtGATATTCTCGATCCGAAGTACGGTATGTTTAAATCGTTCGACGATTCATGTGCGATCTGGTTTACCGAGGATTACTTCGACAGTGACGATAGTATGTTCGCGTTGATCGGTATATTGTGTGGGCTGGCGATCTATAACTTCACGATCATCGCCCTACCGTTTCCGCTCGCACTGTACAAGAAGCTGTTGGGTGAGGAGGTCGACATGAAGGATCTTAAAGATTTAGCACCGATGGTGGCAAACTCGATGCAAAGCATACTGGACTATGATGGGGCGGATCTGGAGGATGTGTTCGATTTGTCCTTCACCATCACCAGGGACTATTTCGGGGAGATACAAACCATTCCGCTAAAGCAGGACGGTGAAAACATTCGATTAACGCAATCGAACAA gCAAGAGTTTGTCCAACTCTATATAGACTACGTGTTTAACAAATCCGTTGAGAGGTCATTCCGACAGTTTCACGCTGGCTTTATGCGTGTCTGCGGTGGTCGCGTGCTGAAGCTGTTCAAAGCGCACGAGCTTATGTCTGTGGTGGTGGGTAATGAGGAGTATGATTGGCTAGCGCTAGAGGAAAATGCCGAATACAAGAACGGTTACAAGTGCAGTGATCAGACG ATACGATGGTTTTGGGAGGTGTTTCACGAGTTACCAttggaagagaagaaaaagtttcTGCTTTTCCTTACCGGTTGTGACCGTATTCCGATCATGGGTATGAAGGCGATCAAG ATATACATTCAACCGACACCGGACGACAAATTTCTACCGGTGGCACACACCTGCTTTAATCTGCTCGATCTACCTCAGTACCAAACGAAGGAGAAGCTCAAGTACAAATTGCAACAGGCAATCCAACAAACGCAAGGCTTTAGCTTggtgtga
- the LOC125770335 gene encoding sphingosine kinase 1 isoform X3: MDLAAFKPKVDPNDTLGERHGREIEDDFGGKGIAVVVPDRSATEEGPPQQTMVGGATVYLTETFYISSKKNTVFEVRLTDKGLCLKKQSNGSTKEQTIPLKDIIGCRCLRSKRRSRGSSSCTCASISSSHQLKVVEENSDEQDETDVSAYLYIYAYILKRNRRGGFRERTTITLRFRSFDRYEDNNREAQKWRASIKHLVAGEPVQKFTYQPRDTRKMLIILNPKSGSGKAREMFQQRVAPVFAEAEIPYDLHITKKSNWAREFVRLRDVYLWRGIVLVGGDGIFFEVLNGLFEREDWQTAIDELPMGIIPCGSGNGLAKTVSFLYEEPFDTKPVLASALMVVKGKHSMLDVVRVETRSNIMFSFLSVGWGLISDIDIESERLRAIGGQRFTVWSVHRLISLRTYQGKVYYLPALVSQTNGVGDGNLTHPNGGGIGTLKHSVSYNTTLNCRDCRGLMGQDGGCGGTVGSCDACDTNFSDVLSLETGTNLDSFRPRIDSWYSATSRKSTYFSTVDSVYESDKASNDDPTQNGGPNGGGVMYGPPSRLPALTASLPDTWQTIAGEFVMVHAAYQSHLSTECYFAPQSRLNDGIIWLLIIRAGVSRSQLLSFLLGLSSGTHLPMQPNEHIQMVPVSAFRIEPAGTNGHMTVDGEKVECGPIQGEIFPSLAKVMVPK, translated from the exons ATGGATCTGGCCGCGTTTAAACCGAAGGTAGATCCCAACGATACGTTGGGCGAACGACATGGCCGCGAAATTGAAGATGATTTCGGTGGCAAAGGTATTGCGGTTGTGGTGCCCGATCGTAGTGCCACCGAGGAAGGTCCACCACAGCAGACCATGGTTGGCGGTGCGACCGTCTACCTGACGGAAACGTTCTACATCAGTTCCAAGAAGAACACCGTGTTTGAGGTACGGCTCACAGACAAGGGTCTCTGCCTGAAGAAGCAATCGAACGGTTCGACCAAGGAGCAAACAATCCCGCTAAAGGACATCATCGGCTGTCGGTGTTTGCGCAGCAAAAGAAGATCCCGCGGCAGTTCGTCGTGCACCTGTGCCTCCATCTCGAGCTCCCACCAGCTGAAGGTGGTCGAGGAGAACTCCGACGAGCAGGACGAAACGGACGTTAGCGCTTATCTGTACATCTACGCCTACATCCTGAAGCGTAACCGGCGGGGTGGATTCCGCGAGAGAACCACCATAACGCTGCGCTTTCGTTCCTTCGACCGGTACGAAGATAATAACCGGGAGGCACAAAAGTGGCGTGCCTCCATCAAGCATCTGGTGGCGGGTGAACCGGTGCAGAAGTTCACCTATCAACCGCGGGACACGCGCAAAATGTTGATCATTCTGAATCCCAAGTCGGGTTCGGGAAAGGCGCGCGAAATGTTTCAGCAGCGTGTTGCACCGGTCTTTGCCGAGGCCGAGATCCCGTACGATCTGCACATCACGAAGAAAAGCAATTGGGCGCGTGAATTTGTACGGTTGCGCGATGTGTACCTGTGGCGGGGTATTGTCCTCGTGGGTGGCGATGGTATCTTCTTCGAGGTGTTGAATGGACTGTTCGAGCGGGAAGATTGGCAGACGGCTATTGACGAGCTGCCGATGGGAATCATCCCGTGCGGATCGGGCAATGGACTAGCGAAAACGGTCTCTTTCCTATATGA AGAACCGTTCGACACGAAACCTGTACTGGCGTCAGCTTTAATGGTAGTTAAGGGAAAACATTCCATGTTAGACGTAGTTAGAGTCGAAACACGTTCCAAT ATTATGTTCTCGTTTTTGTCGGTCGGCTGGGGACTCATCTCGGACATTGACATCGAGAGCGAACGGTTGCGTGCGATCGGTGGCCAACGGTTCACCGTGTGGTCCGTCCATCGGTTAATCAGCTTGCGCACCTACCAAGGCAAGGTGTACTATCTTCCGGCTTTAGTTAGTCAAACGAATGGCGTTGGCGATGGGAACCTCACGCACCCGAACGGTGGTGGCATCGGCACACTGAAGCACAGTGTTAGTTACAACACGACACTAAACTGTCGCGACTGCCGGGGACTGATGGGGCAGGACGGTGGTTGTGGTGGTACCGTCGGTAGCTGCGATGCCTGTGATACAAACTTTAGCGATGTGCTGTCGCTGGAAACCGGTACCAATTTGGACTCGTTCCGGCCACGTATCGATAGCTGGTATTCGGCCACCTCGCGCAAAAGCACCTACTTCTCGACGGTGGACAGTGTGTACGAGAGTGATAAAGCTTCCAACGATGATCCTACGCAGAACGGTGGCCctaatggtggtggtgtgatGTACGGACCACCCTCTAGACTTCCCGCACTAACTGCCTCGCTGCCGGACACCTGGCAAACGATTGCTGGCGAATTTGTGATGGTACACGCGGCGTATCAGTCGCACCTCAGCACGGAGTGTTACTTTGCGCCCCAGTCGCGCCTTAACGATGGGATCATATGGTTGCTGATCATCCGGGCGGGCGTTTCACGATCGCAGCTACTGTCGTTCCTGCTCGGGCTAAGCAGCGGTACGCACCTCCCAATGCAGCCGAACGAACACATCCAGATGGTGCCGGTTTCGGCGTTCCGGATCGAACCGGCCGGTACCAACGGTCACATGACGGTCGATGGCGAGAAGGTCGAGTGTGGACCGATTCAAGGTGAAATCTTTCCCAGCCTAGCGAAAGTGATGGTACCGAAGTAG
- the LOC125770335 gene encoding probable E3 ubiquitin-protein ligase HERC4 isoform X2: MAVYCWGNTAHGELGLGGIEEEQVIVPRKMEWSHAEDVAQAACGTTHTLFLTKEGKMYACGNNDHGQLGHDTDTLPNKRPRMSRFKLLTSLENYIITHVSCGIAHSLALTNWGQLFSWGSNAVGQLGHDTENGRQPIPRMIKAIGAKHVVQIASGQYHCLALTNNGELYAWGSNSYGQLGIGTTNEKLAIPTLVQSLAGVPIAFIACGGNHSFAVSKSGAIFGWGKNTFGQLGLNDLNSRCYPTQLRTLRSLGVRYISCGDDFSVFLTNEGGVFTCGAGTFGQLGHGSCSNEILPRKVFELMGSKITQIACGRRHTLAFVPSRGKIYGFGLSGVGQLGTGILGNFNTPQIVRGPWFKTDFEPSGCDETQITVSRIFSGGDQCFVSVLGNEDSADFRVYDNSTQILSLSPEMGKELAKIEPDQTIELDLMSSVETIFKSLACMNGSLLLPNDEHFCCTSKHPGLDMVAAEETFDHIRKIERESIRQLIRDSIESELLGALMPSPADVETLRIYLLLPLYHEFINPKHYQKLHSPFSQSVLKLAKNAYEIVVNWWASQSKEYFECMVENFKSVILYIINFKQPRVVGSTNKQEVRYDPHLAAMLDIIAVLYWINHQKRTEKLPYEQFHINEIDDLVDIRQDYMRWTTDTNGVTFSLCNYPFIFNAAAKMLLLQTDQMLQMYQAMQSAATVNLLSMLCSPMPSAASQYIVLNVTRENIVQDTIRELSHYAASDLKKPIKIKFCGEEAEDAGGVRKEFFMLLLRDILDPKYGMFKSFDDSCAIWFTEDYFDSDDSMFALIGILCGLAIYNFTIIALPFPLALYKKLLGEEVDMKDLKDLAPMVANSMQSILDYDGADLEDVFDLSFTITRDYFGEIQTIPLKQDGENIRLTQSNKQEFVQLYIDYVFNKSVERSFRQFHAGFMRVCGGRVLKLFKAHELMSVVVGNEEYDWLALEENAEYKNGYKCSDQTIRWFWEVFHELPLEEKKKFLLFLTGCDRIPIMGMKAIKIYIQPTPDDKFLPVAHTCFNLLDLPQYQTKEKLKYKLQQAIQQTQGFSLV; encoded by the exons ATGGCTGTCTATTGCTGGGGAAATACGGCCCACGGTGAGCTCGGTCTCGGTGGGATTGAAGAGGAACAG gtaATAGTTCCACGTAAGATGGAGTGGTCGCATGCGGAAGATGTGGCGCAAGCGGCTTGTGGAACCACTCACACGCTGTTCCTCACGAAAGAGGGCAAAATGTACGCCTGCGGGAACAACGATCACGGTCAGCTTGGCCACGATACAGACACGCTACCAAACAAAAGGCCACGTATGTCCAGATTTA AACTTTTGACATCGCTAGAAAACTACATCATAACGCATGTCAGCTGTGGCATAGCACACTCACTAGCCCTAACAAACTGGGGGCAGCTGTTTAGCTGGGGCTCGAACGCCGTCGGTCAGCTGGGTCACGATACGGAAAATGGGCGCCAGCCGATACCACGCATGATAAAGGCGATCGGTGCAAAACACGTCGTACAGATCGCATCCGGTCAATACCATTGCCTGGCGCTAACAAACAACGGCGAACTGTACGCTTGGGGTTCGAACTCCTACGGGCAGCTTGGCATTGGTACGACAAATGAGAAGCTGGCAATACCAACGCTGGTACAATCGTTGGCCGGTGTACCGATTGCTTTTATCGCCTGTGGTGGAAATCATAGTTTTGCTGTATCCAA ATCTGGTGCAATTTTTGGCTGGGGTAAAAACACTTTCGGCCAGCTCGGACTGAACGATCTTAATTCGCGCTGCTATCCGACACAGTTGCGCACCCTTCGCAGTTTGGGCGTCCGGTACATCAGCTGTGGGGATGATTTTTCCGTCTTTCTCACCAACGAAGGTGGCGTGTTTACGTGTGGTGCCGGTACGTTCGGTCAGCTAGGGCACGGTAGCTGCAGCAACGAGATATTACCACGGAAGGTGTTCGAACTGATGGGAAGCAAAATAACGCAAATTGCATGCGGCCGGCGTCATACGCTAGCGTTTGTGCCTTCTCGTGGGAAGATATACGGGTTCGGACTTAGCGGTGTCGGTCAGCTAGGGACCGGTATACTAGGCAACTTTAACACTCCACAGATTGTTCGTGGACCATGG TTCAAAACAGACTTTGAACCGTCAGGCTGTGATGAAACGCAAATAACTGTGAGTCGCATATTTTCCGGTGGAGATCAGTGCTTTGTTTCGGTGTTAGGAAACGAAGATTCTGCCGATTTCCGTGTCTATGA CAATAGCACGCAGATTCTATCCCTTTCGCCAGAAATGGGAAAGGAATTAGCGAAAATAGAACCAGATCAAACGATCGAGCTCGATCTGATGTCGTCGGTGGAAACGATCTTCAAATCGTTAGCGTGTATGAACGGTTCGCTACTGCTGCCAAACGATGAACATTTCTGCTGCACCTCGAAACACCCGGGCTTGGACATGGTGGCGGCAGAGGAAACGTTCGATCACATACGCAAGATAGAGCGTGAATCAATCCGACAACTGATCCGCGATTCGATCGAATCGGAACTGCTCGGTGCCTTAATGCCTTCGCCGGCCGATGTAGAGACGCTTCGGATTTATCTACTGCTGCCGCTGTACCATGAATTTATTAATCCAAAACACTACCAAAAGCTACACTCGCCGTTCAGCCAATCGGTACTGAAGCTAGCCAAAAATGCGTACGAAATCGTGGTAAACTGGTGGGCCAGCCAATCGAAGGAATATTTCGAATGTATGGTGGAAAACTTTAAGAGCGTCATACTGTACATCATCAACTTTAAGCAGCCGCGTGTGGTAGGTTCAACGAACAAGCAGGAGGTTCGGTACGATCCACATCTTGCCGCGATGCTGGACATCATAGCGGTCCTGTACTGGATCAATCATCAGAAGCGAACGGAGAAGTTACCGTACGAACAGTTCCACATCAACGAGATTGACGATCTGGTCGACATCCGGCAGGATTACATGCGATGGACGACGGATACAAACGGGGTAACGTTTTCGCTCTGTAACTATCCGTTCATTTTCAATGCCGCTGCCAAGATGCTGTTGCTACAGACTGATCAAATGTTGCAAATGTACCAAGCGATGCAGAGTGCGGCGACTGTTAATCTGCTGTCGATGTTGTGTTCCCCAATGCCAAGTGCCGCCTCGCAGTATATAGTGCTGAATGTGACGCGTGAAAACATTGTGCAGGATACGATCCGTGAGCTGTCGCACTATGCGGCGAGCGATCTGAAGAAACCGATCAAGATCAAGTTCTGCGGTGAGGAAGCGGAAGATGCGGGTGGTGTGCGGAAGGAGTTCtttatgttgctgttgcgtGATATTCTCGATCCGAAGTACGGTATGTTTAAATCGTTCGACGATTCATGTGCGATCTGGTTTACCGAGGATTACTTCGACAGTGACGATAGTATGTTCGCGTTGATCGGTATATTGTGTGGGCTGGCGATCTATAACTTCACGATCATCGCCCTACCGTTTCCGCTCGCACTGTACAAGAAGCTGTTGGGTGAGGAGGTCGACATGAAGGATCTTAAAGATTTAGCACCGATGGTGGCAAACTCGATGCAAAGCATACTGGACTATGATGGGGCGGATCTGGAGGATGTGTTCGATTTGTCCTTCACCATCACCAGGGACTATTTCGGGGAGATACAAACCATTCCGCTAAAGCAGGACGGTGAAAACATTCGATTAACGCAATCGAACAA gCAAGAGTTTGTCCAACTCTATATAGACTACGTGTTTAACAAATCCGTTGAGAGGTCATTCCGACAGTTTCACGCTGGCTTTATGCGTGTCTGCGGTGGTCGCGTGCTGAAGCTGTTCAAAGCGCACGAGCTTATGTCTGTGGTGGTGGGTAATGAGGAGTATGATTGGCTAGCGCTAGAGGAAAATGCCGAATACAAGAACGGTTACAAGTGCAGTGATCAGACG ATACGATGGTTTTGGGAGGTGTTTCACGAGTTACCAttggaagagaagaaaaagtttcTGCTTTTCCTTACCGGTTGTGACCGTATTCCGATCATGGGTATGAAGGCGATCAAG ATATACATTCAACCGACACCGGACGACAAATTTCTACCGGTGGCACACACCTGCTTTAATCTGCTCGATCTACCTCAGTACCAAACGAAGGAGAAGCTCAAGTACAAATTGCAACAGGCAATCCAACAAACGCAAGGCTTTAGCTTggtgtga